Proteins found in one Mustela lutreola isolate mMusLut2 chromosome 12, mMusLut2.pri, whole genome shotgun sequence genomic segment:
- the LOC131812930 gene encoding surfeit locus protein 1 isoform X2, which produces MELKNLEYRPVKVRGHFDHSKELYMMPRTMVDPAREAREAGRLSSSPESGAHVITPFHCTDLGITILVNRGFVPKKKVHPDTRQKGQIQGEVDLVGMVRLTETRKPFVPENNPERNHWHYRDLEAMARLTGADPIFIDADFRSTVPGGPVGGQTRVTLRNEHLQYIITWYGLCAATAYLWFNKFLRRTPGV; this is translated from the exons ATGGAACTGAAAAATCTGGAGTACAGGCCAGTGAAGGTCAGAGGGCACTTTGACCACTCCAAGGAGCTGTACATGATGCCTCGGACCATGGTGGACCCGGCCCGAGAGGCCCGGGAGGCCGGCCGTCTCTCTTCCTCACCCGAGAGCGGTGCTCATGTGATCACCCCCTTCCACTGCACTGACCTGGG AATCACCATCCTGGTAAACAGAGGGTTTGTCCCCAAGAAGAAGGTGCATCCCGATACACGGCAGAAAGGCCAG ATCCAGGGAGAAGTAGACCTCGTTGGGATGGTGAGGTTGACAGAGACCAGGAAGCCCTTTGTCCCAGAGAACAATCCGGAAAGGAACCACTGGCATTACCGGGACCTGGAGGCCATGGCCAGGCTCACAGGCGCAGACCCCATCTTCATCGACGCGGACTTCC GGAGCACAGTCCCTGGGGGACCCGTTGGAGGGCAGACCCGAGTCACTCTGAGGAACGAGCACCTGCAGTACATCATCACCTG GTACGGACTCTGTGCCGCGACAGCCTACCTGTGGTTTAACAAGTTCCTACGCCGGACTCCTGGCGTGTGA
- the MED22 gene encoding mediator of RNA polymerase II transcription subunit 22 isoform X2 — protein sequence MAQQRALPQSKETLLQSYNKRLKDDVKSIMDNFTEIIKSAKVRAGESLMKLVSDLKQFLILNDFPSVNEAIDQRNQQLRALQEECDRKLIALRDEVSIDLYELEEEYYSSSSSLCEANGRPLCEAYWRLDLDTDSADGLSAPVLASPEPSAGPLQAAAPAHSHASGPGPTEHA from the exons ATGGCCCAGCAGCGAGCCCTGCCGCAGAGCAAGGAGACGCTGCTGCAGTCCTACAACAAGCGGCTCAAGGACGACGTCAAGTCCATCATGGACAACTTCACCGAGATCATCAAGAGCGCCAAG GTCCGAGCCGGTGAGTCCCTGATGAAGCTGGTGTCTGACCTCAAGCAGTTCCTCATCCTCAATGACTTCCCGTCCGTGAACGAGGCCATCGACCAGCGCAACCAGCAGCTGCGAGCCCTGCAGGAGGAGTGCGACCGGAAGCTCATCGCCCTGCGGGATGAGGTCTCCATCGACCTGTACGAGCTGGAGGAGGAGTATTACTCGTCCAG CTCAAGTCTTTGTGAAGCTAACGGCCGGCCTCTGTGCGAAGCGTACTGGAGGCTGGACCTCGACACAGACTCCGCCGATGGCCTCTCGGCCCCGGTGCTGGCGTCCCCGGAGCCCAGCGCTGGCCCCCTGCAGGCTGCGGCCCCTGCCCACTCCCATGCCAGCGGCCCTGGCCCCACGGAGCACGCCTGA
- the LOC131812930 gene encoding surfeit locus protein 1 isoform X1 codes for MAAAARWLGLRAAAPGAGRAARGCVGGARGPAPRLARARPLPPSPQASPRAVRRSVLAVPPRPGLAWGPSRRGSSAAQAPATKVPEDSFLHWFLLLIPVTAFGLGTWQVQRRRWKLKLIAELESRVAAEPIPLPADPMELKNLEYRPVKVRGHFDHSKELYMMPRTMVDPAREAREAGRLSSSPESGAHVITPFHCTDLGITILVNRGFVPKKKVHPDTRQKGQIQGEVDLVGMVRLTETRKPFVPENNPERNHWHYRDLEAMARLTGADPIFIDADFRSTVPGGPVGGQTRVTLRNEHLQYIITWYGLCAATAYLWFNKFLRRTPGV; via the exons ATGGCGGCGGCCGCGCGGTGGCTGGGGCTGCGGGCGGCggcgccgggggcggggcgcgcgGCGCGCGGCTGTGTCGGGGGGGCTCGGGGGCCCGCGCCCCGGCTGGCGCGAGCTCGGCCGCTGCCCCCGTCTCCGCAGGCTTCGCCCCGCGCGGTCCGGAGGAGCGTCCTTGCGGTGCCCCCGCGCCCAG GGTTGGCCTGGGGGCCAAGCAGGCGGGGCAGCTCTGCAGCCCAGGCACCTGCCACGAAAGTGCCAGAGGACTCCTTCCTCCATTGGTTTCTGCTTCTCATTCCTGTGACTGCCTTTGGCCTGGGGACGTGGCAG GTGCAGCGTCGAAGGTGGAAGCTGAAGCTGATCGCAGAGCTGGAGTCCAGAGTTGCTGCTGAGCCCATCCCACTGCCAGCAGA CCCAATGGAACTGAAAAATCTGGAGTACAGGCCAGTGAAGGTCAGAGGGCACTTTGACCACTCCAAGGAGCTGTACATGATGCCTCGGACCATGGTGGACCCGGCCCGAGAGGCCCGGGAGGCCGGCCGTCTCTCTTCCTCACCCGAGAGCGGTGCTCATGTGATCACCCCCTTCCACTGCACTGACCTGGG AATCACCATCCTGGTAAACAGAGGGTTTGTCCCCAAGAAGAAGGTGCATCCCGATACACGGCAGAAAGGCCAG ATCCAGGGAGAAGTAGACCTCGTTGGGATGGTGAGGTTGACAGAGACCAGGAAGCCCTTTGTCCCAGAGAACAATCCGGAAAGGAACCACTGGCATTACCGGGACCTGGAGGCCATGGCCAGGCTCACAGGCGCAGACCCCATCTTCATCGACGCGGACTTCC GGAGCACAGTCCCTGGGGGACCCGTTGGAGGGCAGACCCGAGTCACTCTGAGGAACGAGCACCTGCAGTACATCATCACCTG GTACGGACTCTGTGCCGCGACAGCCTACCTGTGGTTTAACAAGTTCCTACGCCGGACTCCTGGCGTGTGA
- the MED22 gene encoding mediator of RNA polymerase II transcription subunit 22 isoform X1: MAQQRALPQSKETLLQSYNKRLKDDVKSIMDNFTEIIKSAKIEDETQVSRATQGEQDNYEMHVRAANIVRAGESLMKLVSDLKQFLILNDFPSVNEAIDQRNQQLRALQEECDRKLIALRDEVSIDLYELEEEYYSSSSSLCEANGRPLCEAYWRLDLDTDSADGLSAPVLASPEPSAGPLQAAAPAHSHASGPGPTEHA, from the exons ATGGCCCAGCAGCGAGCCCTGCCGCAGAGCAAGGAGACGCTGCTGCAGTCCTACAACAAGCGGCTCAAGGACGACGTCAAGTCCATCATGGACAACTTCACCGAGATCATCAAGAGCGCCAAG ATCGAGGATGAGACACAGGTGTCGAGGGCCACTCAGGGTGAGCAGGACAATTATGAGATGCACGTTCGCGCCGCCAACATC GTCCGAGCCGGTGAGTCCCTGATGAAGCTGGTGTCTGACCTCAAGCAGTTCCTCATCCTCAATGACTTCCCGTCCGTGAACGAGGCCATCGACCAGCGCAACCAGCAGCTGCGAGCCCTGCAGGAGGAGTGCGACCGGAAGCTCATCGCCCTGCGGGATGAGGTCTCCATCGACCTGTACGAGCTGGAGGAGGAGTATTACTCGTCCAG CTCAAGTCTTTGTGAAGCTAACGGCCGGCCTCTGTGCGAAGCGTACTGGAGGCTGGACCTCGACACAGACTCCGCCGATGGCCTCTCGGCCCCGGTGCTGGCGTCCCCGGAGCCCAGCGCTGGCCCCCTGCAGGCTGCGGCCCCTGCCCACTCCCATGCCAGCGGCCCTGGCCCCACGGAGCACGCCTGA
- the RPL7A gene encoding large ribosomal subunit protein eL8, with amino-acid sequence MPKGKKAKGKKVAPAPAVVKKQEAKKVVNPLFEKRPKNFGIGQDIQPKRDLTRFVKWPRYIRLQRQRAILYKRLKVPPAINQFTQALDRQTATQLLKLAHKYRPETKQEKKQRLLARAEKKAAGKGDAPTKRPPVLRAGVNTVTTLVENKKAQLVVIAHDVDPIELVVFLPALCRKMGVPYCIIKGKARLGRLVHRKTCTTVAFTQVNSEDKGALAKLVEAIRTNYNDRYDEIRRHWGGNVLGPKSVARIAKLEKAKAKELATKLG; translated from the exons ATG CCGAAGGGGAAGAAGGCGAAGGGGAAGAAGGTGGCCCCGGCGCCCGCCGTCGTGAAGAAGCAGGAGGCCAAGAAGGTGGTGAACCCGCTGTTCGAGAAGCGGCCCAAGAACTTCGGCATCG GTCAGGACATCCAGCCCAAGCGGGACCTGACGCGCTTCGTCAAGTGGCCGCGCTACATCCGGCTGCAGCGGCAGCGCGCGATCCTCTACAAGCGGCTGAAGGTGCCGCCCGCCATCAACCAGTTCACGCAGGCGCTGGACCGCCAGACGG CCACGCAGCTGCTGAAGCTGGCGCACAAGTACCGGCCCGAGACGAAGCAGGAGAAGAAGCAGCGGCTGCTGGCGCGCGCGGAGAAGAAAGCGGCCGGCAAAGGGGACGCCCCGACCAAGCGGCCCCCCGTGCTGCGAGCCG GGGTGAACACGGTCACCACGCTGGTGGAGAACAAGAAGGCCCAGCTGGTCGTCATCGCGCACGACGTGGACCCCATTGAG CTGGTGGTGTTCCTGCCCGCGCTGTGTCGCAAGATGGGGGTTCCCTACTGCATCATCAAGGGCAAGGCCAGGCTGGGGCGTCTGGTCCACAGGAAGACCTGCACCACGGTGGCTTTCACGCAGGTCAACTC GGAAGACAAAGGTGCTCTGGCGAAGCTGGTGGAAGCCATCAGGACCAATTACAACGACCGATACGACGAG ATCCGCCGCCACTGGGGAGGCAACGTCCTGGGTCCGAAGTCGGTGGCTCGCATCGccaagctggaaaaggcaaaggcCAAGGAACTGGCCACCAAACTGGGCTGA